In Zingiber officinale cultivar Zhangliang unplaced genomic scaffold, Zo_v1.1 ctg232, whole genome shotgun sequence, the following are encoded in one genomic region:
- the LOC122037095 gene encoding transcription factor GAMYB-like isoform X2: protein MNQMQNESRKTMILEKRMASLSIKEKGISVGSLSGENWVLKKGPWTSVEDAILADYVKRHGEGNWNSVRKHTSLSRCGKSCRLRWTNHLRPNLKKGTFTPEEEQLIIELHAKIGNKWARMAALMPGRTDNEIKNYWNTRIKRHQRAGLPLYPPNIRYQASEENQQYKNASEHMYSDKHPNDGCRGSIFEMSDIHDIVADNFYAYHGAFDAPSSDVRVSSMLHQQFGSQNYILGNPALPNMKRLRDSEKQCSGFTDSISDEHSKSKHIVLEPLWKKQKTFILDYPCDPDHQSKALQSSGGANHGGHVLNGTSSAPSPILGASELELPSFQCTEADTNCCFPCSSTLMSVDAYGESPSAAVSSQSDCTSPRKSGLLEALVHEAQAISKPKFFGFPHPNASSRFKNKATELSCPNLGENGSVWPDSSVLNDSLSTFLEHNGYKSVTAATPSVGLDSYPWTCMPHTCRMP from the exons ATGAATCAGATGCAAAATGAGAGCAGGAAAACAATGATTCTAGAAAAAAGGATGGCTTCCCTATCtattaaagaaaaaggcatcagtGTGGGTTCTCTAAGTGGAGAAAATTGGGTTCTGAAAAAGGGACCTTGGACTTCTGTAGAGGATGCAATTTTGGCTGATTATGTTAAAAGACATGGCGAGGGAAATTGGAATTCTGTTCGGAAGCACACAAGTCTTTCTCGATGTGGCAAAAGCTGTCGTTTACGGTGGACTAATCATCTCCGTCCAAATTTAAAGAAAGGCACTTTCACACCAGAGGAAGAACAATTGATTATTGAACTCCATGCTAAGATTGGAAACAAATGGGCTCGTATGGCTGCACTT atGCCTGGTCGAACCGATAATGAAATAAAGAACTACTGGAATACCAGAATAAAAAGACACCAACGAGCCGGTTTGCCTCTATATCCTCCTAATATACGCTATCAAGCATCTGAGGAAAATCAGCAATACAAGAATGCCAGTGAGCATATGTACAGCGACAAGCATCCCAATGATGGCTGTCGGGGAAGCATTTTTGAAATGTCTGATATTCATGATATTGTAGCCGACAACTTCTATGCCTATCACGGGGCTTTTGATGCACCATCCTCAGATGTACGAGTTAGTAGCATGCTCCATCAGCAGTTTGGATCGCAAAACTATATTTTGGGAAATCCAGCATTGCCTAACATGAAGCGACTTAGAGACTCTGAGAAGCAATGCAGTGGTTTCACTGATAGCATCTCTGACGAACATTCCAAGTCCAAGCATATTGTGCTAGAACCTTTGTGGAAAAAACAGAAGACTTTCATATTGGATTATCCCTGTGATCCTGATCACCAGAGCAAGGCCCTACAAAGTTCCGGAGGTGCAAATCATGGTGGTCATGTCCTAAATGGCACATCGTCCGCTCCTAGTCCTATTCTCGGGGCTTCGGAGTTGGAGCTCCCTTCATTCCAATGTACAGAAGCTGATACTAACTGCTGCTTTCCATGTTCATCCACTCTCATGTCAGTGGATGCCTACGGTGAATCTCCCTCCGCAGCAGTCTCATCGCAATCTGACTGTACCTCGCCGAGAAAAAGTGGCCTACTGGAAGCACTGGTACATGAAGCACAGGCAATTAGCAAGCCGAAGTTCTTCGGTTTCCCACATCCTAATGCTTCTTCAA GATTCAAAAACAAGGCGACCGAACTTTCTTGtccaaatctcggagaaaatggCTCCGTTTGGCCGGACAGCTCTGTTCTGAATGATTCCCTATCGACATTCTTAGAGCACAACGGCTACAAATCCGTAACTGCTGCAACACCATCTGTTGGACTCGACTCGTATCCATGGACCTGCATGCCTCATACATGTCGAATGCCTTGA
- the LOC122037095 gene encoding transcription factor GAMYB-like isoform X1 yields the protein MNQMQNESRKTMILEKRMASLSIKEKGISVGSLSGENWVLKKGPWTSVEDAILADYVKRHGEGNWNSVRKHTSLSRCGKSCRLRWTNHLRPNLKKGTFTPEEEQLIIELHAKIGNKWARMAALMPGRTDNEIKNYWNTRIKRHQRAGLPLYPPNIRYQASEENQQYKNASEHMYSDKHPNDGCRGSIFEMSDIHDIVADNFYAYHGAFDAPSSDVRVSSMLHQQFGSQNYILGNPALPNMKRLRDSEKQCSGFTDSISDEHSKSKHIVLEPLWKKQKTFILDYPCDPDHQSKALQSSGGANHGGHVLNGTSSAPSPILGASELELPSFQCTEADTNCCFPCSSTLMSVDAYGESPSAAVSSQSDCTSPRKSGLLEALVHEAQAISKPKFFGFPHPNASSISAGFKNKATELSCPNLGENGSVWPDSSVLNDSLSTFLEHNGYKSVTAATPSVGLDSYPWTCMPHTCRMP from the exons ATGAATCAGATGCAAAATGAGAGCAGGAAAACAATGATTCTAGAAAAAAGGATGGCTTCCCTATCtattaaagaaaaaggcatcagtGTGGGTTCTCTAAGTGGAGAAAATTGGGTTCTGAAAAAGGGACCTTGGACTTCTGTAGAGGATGCAATTTTGGCTGATTATGTTAAAAGACATGGCGAGGGAAATTGGAATTCTGTTCGGAAGCACACAAGTCTTTCTCGATGTGGCAAAAGCTGTCGTTTACGGTGGACTAATCATCTCCGTCCAAATTTAAAGAAAGGCACTTTCACACCAGAGGAAGAACAATTGATTATTGAACTCCATGCTAAGATTGGAAACAAATGGGCTCGTATGGCTGCACTT atGCCTGGTCGAACCGATAATGAAATAAAGAACTACTGGAATACCAGAATAAAAAGACACCAACGAGCCGGTTTGCCTCTATATCCTCCTAATATACGCTATCAAGCATCTGAGGAAAATCAGCAATACAAGAATGCCAGTGAGCATATGTACAGCGACAAGCATCCCAATGATGGCTGTCGGGGAAGCATTTTTGAAATGTCTGATATTCATGATATTGTAGCCGACAACTTCTATGCCTATCACGGGGCTTTTGATGCACCATCCTCAGATGTACGAGTTAGTAGCATGCTCCATCAGCAGTTTGGATCGCAAAACTATATTTTGGGAAATCCAGCATTGCCTAACATGAAGCGACTTAGAGACTCTGAGAAGCAATGCAGTGGTTTCACTGATAGCATCTCTGACGAACATTCCAAGTCCAAGCATATTGTGCTAGAACCTTTGTGGAAAAAACAGAAGACTTTCATATTGGATTATCCCTGTGATCCTGATCACCAGAGCAAGGCCCTACAAAGTTCCGGAGGTGCAAATCATGGTGGTCATGTCCTAAATGGCACATCGTCCGCTCCTAGTCCTATTCTCGGGGCTTCGGAGTTGGAGCTCCCTTCATTCCAATGTACAGAAGCTGATACTAACTGCTGCTTTCCATGTTCATCCACTCTCATGTCAGTGGATGCCTACGGTGAATCTCCCTCCGCAGCAGTCTCATCGCAATCTGACTGTACCTCGCCGAGAAAAAGTGGCCTACTGGAAGCACTGGTACATGAAGCACAGGCAATTAGCAAGCCGAAGTTCTTCGGTTTCCCACATCCTAATGCTTCTTCAA tttcTGCAGGATTCAAAAACAAGGCGACCGAACTTTCTTGtccaaatctcggagaaaatggCTCCGTTTGGCCGGACAGCTCTGTTCTGAATGATTCCCTATCGACATTCTTAGAGCACAACGGCTACAAATCCGTAACTGCTGCAACACCATCTGTTGGACTCGACTCGTATCCATGGACCTGCATGCCTCATACATGTCGAATGCCTTGA